The window CGGCACCGGGCTGCTGTGGTCGAGCGGCTGACCGTTCGGGTCGGCCAGTACAATGGTGCGCACCGGGAATGTCGATCCCGTCTTGACAATTTGCTCGACCGGCGTATCGGGCGGAATATCGAGCGTCATTGCCGGGTTCGATGGAGGTACCGTGATAGCCGCCGGCGGCTGGCTCAGTTGCCGTTGCTGCGCCTGCTGCTTCTGCTGGTCGATGAGTTGCTGCGCCGGGTCCTGCAGGGGTCGTGCAGCGGGAGGCGGTGGCGCCGGCGGCGTCTGGGCGAATGCCGGCGCATGCAGTATCGCGACGACCAGGAGGAGGCCCAGCCACTGCCTCAGTGAAACGCGCATGGCTACTCCTGGCTCGCGAGACGCGTTGCGCGAACAGGTGCAGCAGTCTTCACGGCAGGCGGCGGTGCCGTCTTGAGCACAATCACCAGCGTGACCAGGAGAGCCACGGCAACCAGGAGAAGCATTGTCGATATGACCCGACTCATCAGAACCATGTATGAACGCGTCCCGTTTGCGCAAGTATTGCGTGTATCTGACATGCCAGGAAGGTCTGCAGCTATGTATCCGGCCTTATTGCAGCCATACCATCCGCTGCGGGCCCCTATGGAATCCGCTGACTCGCACCTCATTACCACCACGAGCTCAAGGCTCTTGTTCTGATCCAGGTTTAGCGAGTCCCGGTCCTACCTGTCTTGCCATCACACGCTATTGCCAGCGCAACCTTTCGACGTCCACCCTTTTGCTAACCATTACTCACATATCGAGCGAGATCCGCTTACGCAGGTCTCACGCTCACATATCCCTTCTCGTACGCCTTGCCTCGCGCCAGCACTGCCCAGATTGTTCGCGCGATCTTGTTCGCCAAAGCGACAACTGTTACGTTCATCGGTCGGCGCTTCTTGATCTGATCAACCCAAGGACCTGGGTCTTTGGCATGGGTCAATACAGATCTCGCACCGTGAATCAATAGCGTGCGCAGATAGGTATCGCCCCGCTTGCTGATCCCATGCAGGTTTACCTTGCCTCCGGAGCCCGTCTGCTTTGGAACAAGGCCAGCCCACGCTGCAAATTCCCGCCCCGAGCGAAATGCCTTTGGATCGCCCATCATCGCGACTGCCGCCGTCGCCGTGAGTAGTCCGACACCTGGGATCTCGCTGATTGCTCTCACGGCCGCATCCTCTTTCTTCCAGTCACGCATTCGCCGTTCGATCTCGGCAATCTGTTGATCGAGCTTCGCCAGTCCGTTCCACTGCTCACGTAACGTGTCCACCAGCGCTGCCGGTAACCGCTCCGCAATGCGTGCAAACGCCGCCGGGATCTCACGGTCAAGTTGAGCCCGCCCCCTGCTCATTACCTCGCCGTATTCCGTCAACAAGCCACGCAAGCCATTGATCCGCATCGTGCGAAATTTCACGAGTTGCTCGCGCATTCGGTGCAGCGCCAGCATTGCCTGTTGCATCTCAGTTTTCACCGACACGGGTTTCCCCGGTTGTTGTACGGCATGCCAAATGGCCTTTGCATCGGCAGCGCCATTTTTGTTACGGACATTGAAGGCTTTCACGTATTCCGCAGGTATCAGCCTCACCTCATGCCCCAGCTTCGCGAGTTGCC is drawn from Trinickia violacea and contains these coding sequences:
- a CDS encoding IS110 family transposase; translated protein: MKLMPVGIDIAKNVFQVHYIDQETGEIVNKPIKRAQFLEHFANHARCLIGMEACGGAHHWARQLAKLGHEVRLIPAEYVKAFNVRNKNGAADAKAIWHAVQQPGKPVSVKTEMQQAMLALHRMREQLVKFRTMRINGLRGLLTEYGEVMSRGRAQLDREIPAAFARIAERLPAALVDTLREQWNGLAKLDQQIAEIERRMRDWKKEDAAVRAISEIPGVGLLTATAAVAMMGDPKAFRSGREFAAWAGLVPKQTGSGGKVNLHGISKRGDTYLRTLLIHGARSVLTHAKDPGPWVDQIKKRRPMNVTVVALANKIARTIWAVLARGKAYEKGYVSVRPA